The DNA region AGTTCGACCGTCTATGTCAGCGCCTGGGCATCGCGGAGGTACTGGGCGTTGTGGGGCGTAGCCCCTCCAGCACGGTGGGGGCGATCGCCTTTTACCTCCTGTTGGGGCTGGCTTTCCTGCTAGCTCTGGGGCCTCTGGGCGCGCAGTTTATATCAGATACCCTGAGCCAGCTGCTGCTCTACGTACCCAGGGTGCTGGCCGCAGCGCTACTATTGGTGCTGGGGATCGCCATCGCGCGAGTCCTTGCCGAGATGGCAGACAGAACCCTGCTAGGGTTCGGAGTATCAGGCAGTAGGTGGCTGCAAGGGGCCGTACAGGGTTTTGTGTTGTTCGTAGCTGCCCTGCTGGCTGCCACGATGCTCGGGATAGATGTCACCGTCATCGTCGTGCTGATGGTGGTAGCACTGGGCGGAGTCGTGCTCACGGTAGCCCTGGCGCTAGGGCTGGGCCTGCGCACCATGTCGGAGAATATAGCCGCCGGAAGGTACATCTCTCAGGAGGTATCCAAGGGCGATGAGATAGCCGTAGAGGGATACGTGGGTCGCGTGCAAAAGATCAGCTACACATTCACAGTTATCAGCGCGCGCGATGGTAGGACGTACATAGTACCCAATGCCTACCTCATGCGGCACGTAGTGGAGAAGAGGAGTCCCGGCCAAGATACCACACAGGACAATCTATAGGCAAAGCTAGTCACGCGATTGCCTGGCCTTAAGCCGATCTTAATGCACCCGCTCTATCCTCCCAAGTAGAGCAAGCTCTTAGGAGGTAACGTGGTGTTCGCTAGAGAGGTAGCGCATACGATCAGGCTGGCCACAAGCAGGCGCCGGTTCTTGCTTTCCACGGGGTGGTTAGCAGGGATAGCCCTCTCCGCCGGTCCCATCTCCCAAACACGACCGGTACAACCCCCACGTGGCAGCTACCCGTTCACTCTGGGGATAGCCTCAGGAGACCCTTTGGAGAGCTCGGTCGTCTTGTGGACCAGGCTGGCCCCAGATCCCCTGGCACCCGACGGAGGCATGCCCCCTCGCCCAATACCTGTCAGGTGGGAGGTGTATGCAGATGCCCATATGCAGAGAGTGGTCAGGAGAGGTACTGCCATCGCCAGGCCGGAGTATGCCCACTCGGTGCACGTTGACGTGCAGGGTCTCAGTCCCGACCGCGAGTATTACTATCGCTTTATGGCAGGCAAGGAGGAGAGCCCCCTAGGCAGGACGCGTACCGCTCCTTCTCGTGGATCGCAGATCAATCGCTTAGCTTTCGCCTTTGCCTCCTGCCAGGAGTTTCACTCGTACTATCCTGCATACGGCCACATGGCCAGGGAGGATCTGCACTTCGTGGTGCATTTGGGCGACTACATCTACGAGAACGTACTGCGCGCCCCAAGGGGTTTGAGCCTGCCGGCGGAAGTCGCTCTCGAGCCCCAGGAACTGGCATCCTACAGGATAAGGCACGCATTGTACAAGTCAGATCCCCAGCTACAGGCGGCTCATGCTGCCTTCCCATGGATAGTGACCTGGGACGACCACGAGGTAGAGAACAACTACGCCAGCGAGTACTCCGAGGACTATCCAAGCGTGTCTCCAGAGGAGTTCCTGGTCCGCAGGGCCGCTGCCTATAGAGCCTACTGGGAACATATGCCGCTACGGGTACCCTCTCCAGAGGGTCCCAGTCTAAGGCTGTACAGGCAGCTATCCTTTGGAGACTTGTTGAAGCTGCATGTGCTGGACACGCGCCAGTACAGGGACAGGCAGACTAGCTGCGCAGGCGAAGCAATGGTCGAAGGCTACTGTCGATCCGCGACCGACCCAACAAGAACCATCCTAGGGGAGGAGCAGCTGCAATGGCTAATGCAATCACTGGACAGCTCCCGAGCGACCTGGAACGTCCTCGCTCAGCAGATCATCTTCTCGCAGCGGGACAACCTACCAGGACCGGGGATGAACTACGTGGGCAACGGAGATCAGTGGGATGGCTACAAGTCAGACCGCGACAGGCTGCTGGATTTCCTCCGAACGCGCAGGCCATCTAATCCGATAATCATCACCGGGGACGTGCACCGCAACTACGCCTATGAGGTCAAGGCCGACTTCGCCGACCCCAACTCCCAGACACTGGGAGCGGAGTACGTGGGTACGTCCATCAGTTCTGGAGGTACCCCCACCAAGCGGGAGATGGTGCTGGGCGGTACGCAGGACGATCCACACCAGGTAATGTACAACAACTCCAGAGGCTACGTGCGTTGCAGGATCACCAGAGAAGTATGGCAAGCGGACTACAGGGTGGTGGATACCGTAAGCAGGCCGGAATCTCCCATATCCACCTTGATCACCCTGACTAGCGAGGACGGCGACCCTGGGATAAAGCTCTAACAGGGACAAGTGGGTCGGGGGATATCCCCCGACCCACTCGATGGATCCTCTACCTAGCTCGAGTACTCGTACTCTCTCGAGATCTCCACGTGCCTCTCACCCGACTCCTGACGAGAGGCAACGAAGGCTGTGACACATGCTGCCAACCACACCACGCCGATCACGCCGTAGGCGGTGGCGGCGATGGATTGGCTGGCATCCAAGGATGTCAGCAGCGTGCGGGCGTTGGTCAGCAGGATGAGCCCTCCCACTGCGGACCCGAGCACGCGCGGGTGCATCTTTCGCACCAGCCAGGCCGCGATCGGAGCGGCGATCATACCCCCTATCAGCAGCGCCAGCACGAGCTGCAGGGCTATCTGGCTGCGATCCAGGGACACTAGGAAGCCGGCGCTGGCGGCTATCGCCACCAGAAACTCGCTCGTGTCCACCGTGCCCACAGTGCGGCGGGGATCGAGCCTACCTGAGGCCAATATGGTGGGGGTGGATATTGGTCCCCAGCCACCGCCACCGGCCGCATCCAGGAAGCCGGCCAACGCCCCAAGGGGGACCAGGAACTTCGGGGTGAGCTGCTTCTTTATCTGAGGAGTGCTCTGGCCCAGGAAGGCAAAACGGATCAGGATATAGGTCCCCAGGAGGAAAAGGAACAAAGCTATCCAGGGCTTGGCGGCCTCAGCAGACACCGAGCTGAGCACCACAGCCCCGCAGAAGGCCCCTACGGCCCCCGGCACAGCTAGCCAGCCTACTGCCGACCAGCTGACGTTGCCCAGCTTCCAGTGCGAGAGGCCCGACACCAGCGTAGTCCCCACCTCCGCAAGGTGCACGCTGGCGGAGGCAAAGGCTGGCGCTATCCCAGCCAGCACCAGCAACGTGGTCGAGGTCACACCGTAGGCCATACCCAGGGAGCCGTCGACCAACTGCGCGGCCAACCCCACTATGGCCAGTATCAACAACTTGCGCAACTTACAACCTCCAGATCGCGAGATTCTCTACTGTGTCAGTCAACTTAGTTGAGAGTTTACAACCTGGCCTCCAAAGATGGAAGATCAAACGCTAAAGTATTAGTATTGAAACTTAGGCAGGCTATAAAACTTTCTTATAGCATCTTGGGAGGCTAGGATGCGCAAGGGGTGCTTTCGAGCGGGTCTCCACCGGCAGCTCTTCCCCCTGGAGGGGGCCAGCGACCTCAGGGTCGTCCTGCTCGTGGCCTATCTGCCGGTGCTGCTCTGGTTGGTGGGGCTGGAGCTGCCGGCATCGGTGGCCAGCATGGCGTTCGCGATCTCCCTGGTCAGCATAGGGCTAGGTGCGCTCCTCGGACGGCGGCTGGGGGTGAGCCCTTGGGGCACTATCTGGAGGTCGGGGATGTTGGCCGAGGCCTTCTTCATCACCTACATCGGCAGGTCGCTCTGGGGCAAGTGGTGGCTGGGTATGGGGCTGGCGATAGCTGGCCTGGGGGTGATGGTCGTGGCGGCCGCCCTGCTGCGGTGTCTGCTGCCCTCAAGGGACTGACCCCTATCGCGAGCCCTCCGTCGTGGCCCTGGCGGTGACCCAGGGCACCCAGCTGGGGATGATGGATATGTGACCGTCCCTCTCGAGCACCGCGTACTTGATCTGCTCCATCCGCTCCAGCCCGTGGATGGTGCGGGCGTTCTCCAGCACGTCATCCAGGCTGACCCTGGCGCGCCTCAGCCGGTCGTGGTGCACCACTCCGTTCTCCACCAGCACGAGGGGCACATCGTTCACCAGCTTATCCAGGGCGCGAAAGCGCAGGGTGAGGAAGGAGAGCACGAGATCCGTGCCCACCAGCGTCAGCACGATGAGGAAGGCGTTGGTCAAGGAGTTGTCCCCGTCGATCATCGCCTGCTGGATCGCTTCGGAGATGATCAGCAGGAGCACCGCGTCGAAGGTGGTGATCTGCGCGAGCGATCGCTTGCCGTTGATCCGAAAGATCACCAGCAGGAAGAGGTACACCGCCAGTCCCCTGAGTATAGAGTTCATACTACCCTCCCACTATGGCCATACTATCTGCTTGAGGCTCACGCGGCTGCCCTCATTGAGGAGCACCTCACCCGAAGCTACCCCCGCCCTGTCGAACTGGAAGCTGAAGATCACCTCGGGGCGCGTCACGCCTCTGCCCACCTGGAACTCGAAGACCGTGTAGCCCTCCTCGCTCCTGGCGCTGGACGGCAGGGGCACTATGTTGGAGATGTCCACCTCGTCCAGGTAGGAGCGCGGCAGCGCCAGGCTGAATCGCCCATCCCGCGTGGCGCTGCCGTCCACCTCAAGGGACATCCGCGCGGGCGTCTCCAACCGAGCGAAACGAGGGTAGCGGACCAGCAGCCGGCCGTCAGCGGACCTGGCCTGCCCCCAGCTCAGCGGCCCTCCGCCCAGGATACCGAGCAGCCCCGCCAGGAAGGCCACGAGCAACAGCAGCCTCCCAGCGTACTCCACCAGCCACTCTCGCCGCTGAAACCGCAGGTCCTGCTCCAGCTCTAGGCCGTCCACCCTCTCCATAACCTCTATGCCCCCATCAGAGATATCTAATAAGAGGATGCAGGAAAACTGGCACGGATGGAAGGACTATCGCGCTGTAGATATAATGTCTCAGACTCTATCTGCGCCGGGAGCGCGACCAGGGGGTAGCATGCACAGGGGAAAGATATTCGTGGTGGACGACCTGGAGGACTTCAGGCAGCTGCTGGAGGATGTGCTGTCGGAGCAGGGGTACGAGGTGCTGAGCTTCGAGCGAGCAGCCGATGCCCTGGCAGCGCTGCAGGCCCAGGCACCTGACCTGCTCATAACCGACATAAGGCTGGGGAACGAGAACGGTTTGGGGCTGGTACGCACAATCAGGGCCAACGCGGAGACCCGGCAGCTACCGGTCATCATCTGCACCGCGGCCATCCTGGACCTGGAGGAGGTTGAGCCGATCGCGGACCCATGCCTACACGTCCTACCGAAGCCGTTCGAGATCGCTGACTTGGTGCGAGATGTGAGCGACCTGCTGGCGAGGGGATGTAAGTGAGCAGGGTGGAACGGGTCTTGCGATAGCAAGCCGTGACGTTATATAGGAGGCAGTAAAGATGGCTACCGTAATCAAGAGCATAGACGTGAACGTGCCGGTGCGCACCGCCTACAATCAGTGGACCCAGTTCGAGGAGTTCCCCAGGTTCATGGAGGGCGTCAAGGAAGTGAGGCAGCTGGATGACAAGCGCCTCCACTGGCGCGCCGAGATAGGCGGCAAGGAGGAGGAGTGGGACGCCGAGATCACCGAGCAGATTCCGGACGAGCGCGTGGCCTGGACCAGCACCACGGGCGCGCGCAACGCCGGCGTGGTGACCTTCCACTACATTGACGACAACACCACCCGAGTGACTCTGCAGCTGGAGTACGAGCCCGAGGGCTTGGTGGAGAACATAGGCAGCATGGTCGGCGCGGTGGACCGCAGGGTGGAAGGCGATCTCAAGCGCTTCAAGGAGTTCATAGAGAGCCGCGGCGTGGAGACCGGTGGCTGGAGGGGCACCATACAGGACCACCCGGAGGCCGGCCACGATCCCTCCGAGAGGATGTGATCGCTGGATAGGGGGGCGATGCTGGGCACCTGGGCACCGCCCCCCGCACGGCAGGTAGAAGGGATCTCCCCGCCAAGTACAATTATCTCTGAAATCGTTTCCCATGTCTAGATCTGGCAACGATTTTCTCCCATTGTAGGCTCAAGGGGCAAGCTATCCCCAGAGATGAAAGGTTTTACGTCGCCCCCCACCTGCTACCCCTATCGTGTATCATCTCTAGGAGAGACCGCGAAAGGGGTAGGAAAGAGTGGACAAGCAAGACAGGTACGCCTCCGCTGGCGTGGACTACGATGTGCTGGACAGGGTGAAGCGGTTGGCGCTCGCGGAGGCCGGCCGCACGGGCGGGCTTCTGTCACGGTTGGGCATGAGCGAGATCCCCGAGAGTCGAGGGGAGACCGCCTACGTAGTGGATGCCGGAGACCACTACATCGCCACGGTGCTGGAGTGCCTGGGCACGAAGAGCCTCGTAGCGGACGCGATGAGGCCCCACCTAGGCAGGTCCTCCTACGACCGCATCGCTCAGGACGCCGTGGCCGCGATCGTCAACGACCTCGTCGCCGTCGGCGCCACCCCGCTGGTGGTGCACGCCTACTTCGCGGTGGGGGCCTCGGAGTGGTTCGCGGACGAGGAGAGGGCCTCGGACCTGGTGCGCGGCTGGGCGCGGGCCTGCTTGGAGGCCGGGGCCTCCTGGGGTGGCGGGGAGTCGCCGGCCCTCGGGGGCATCATCCGCACGGACGCGATAGACCTCGCGGGCTCGGCGGTGGGGATCGTGCGCCCCAAGAGCCGGCTGGTGACCTCGGACAAGCTGCGGGAGGGAGACGCGATCGTGCTGCTGGCCAGCACGGGGATACACACCAACGGGCTGAGCCTGGCGCGCAAGCTCGCCGCCGAGCTGCCCGACGGCTACCTCACCCCCATGGAAGACGGCAGGTACTTCGGTGACGCCCTCCTGGACCCCGCCCCCCTCTACTCGCGCGTGGTAGAGGGCGCCCAGCAGGCAGGGCTAGAGATCCACTACATGGTGCACATCACCGGCCACGGCTGGCGCAAGCTGATGCGCGCCCCCCAGGACCTGACCTACCTCCTGGAAGAGGTGCCCACGGTACCCCCAGTACTTGAGTTCATCTGTCGCGAGGGACGCATCCCGGAGGCCGAGGCCTACGCGCTGTTCAACATGGGAGCTGGCTTTGCGATCTTCCTGCCGCCGGCGCAGGCCGACGAGCTGGTGCGCCTGGCCTCCCAGCAGGGCGTTGATGCCCTGGTGGCGGGCAGGGTGATCGAGGGGCCGCGCAGGGTGGTGATCCAGCCCAAGGGCATAGAGTACTCCGCCGAGGACCTCCGGATACGCTAGAGCAGGCCCCGCAGGGTCGCGGCGTTCTCGACCGCGTAGGCGCGCACGTCGTTGTTGAAGTAGACGTAGACATCCCGCTCGCGGAGGCGCTCCCTGATCCAGTCAGCCCAGGACCGCAGCTGCTCCTCGGTGTACCGCGAAGCGTACAGCTCTCCCGGGCCGTGCATCCTGATGTAGGTAAAGCCGCCCATCTCGATCCGCCAGGATGGGAGGTGAGGGGAGTCGTTGAGCACCAGCGACGCCTCCAGCGCCCGCAGCGGCTCGAGGGCCCCCTCCGCGAGCCAGGAATCGTGTCGAAACTCAAAAGCGTACCTCAGACCCCTCGGCAGCAGCCGACAGAAGGCCGCGAGCCTCTCCACGTGCTCCTCGTCGGCGCGCATGGAGGCCGGGAACTGCCACAGGACCACCCCCAGCTTGCTTCCCAAACCCCTGGCTCCGAAGAGAAAAGCCTCCAGGGGAGCCTCCACCTCCCGCAGGCGCCGCACGTGCGTGATCAGCCTCGGGCCCTTGAGCGCGAAGCGAAAGCGCTCGGGGGTGGACTCGCCCCAGCGCTCGAACACCCCGCGCGAGAACCTGCCGTAGAAGGTGGCGTTGATCTCCACGGTGTCGAAGCGCTCGGCGTAGAACCCGAGCCACTCCCGCTGCGGCAGGGACTGCGGATAGAACCTGCCGCGCCAATCCCTGTACACGTAGCCGGAGGTGCCCACGTAAGGGGTGCCCACGGCCCCGCCCTCAGGCGTCGGCCCGGAGGATCCGCACGTCGTAGGCGGCCATCACGATCTCTCCCCGGAGCTCCTCGCCGCTCAACAGCTCCAGGAAGGCCTCGCCCTCGGGCAGGCGAACGGTCACCTCCTCCGGGTTGTGGTTGAGCAGGAACACCAGGCGCGCGCCGTCCTTCTCCCGCAGCGCCGCCTCCACCCCTGCGGGGGTCTCCATCACGGGCTGGACTCCCTGCTCGAGCAGCAGCAGGCCGTAGAACTCGTCCAGGAAGCGGTCCTCCGGGTGGCTGGCGATGTAGTAGGCCCTCCCCTCGCCGAAGCGGTTCTCGGTCACCACCGGCGTGCCGGCGTAGAAGTCCTCGCCGTAGGTGGCCACGACCCTGGCGGTCTCCGTCCGCACGATGTCGCACATGCGGCCACACTCGTAGGTGCCCGTGCCGTCGGCCATCACGATGTGGTTGACCTGACCCTCATACAGGGCATCTATCTCCTCCACCCAGATGCCCAGCACCCTCCGCAGCGGCCCGGGATAGCCCTCGAACGCCAGGTCGTGCTCGTCGGCCACGCCCGAGAACTGGGTGGCCACGAACACGCCCCCGCCGCGCACGAAGCCCTCTATCCGCTCGGCCACGCCGGGCTTCACCATGTACAGCATCGGGGCTATCACCAGGTCGTAGCGGGACAGGTCCGAGTCGCTGAAGACCACGTCCACGGGCACGTTCTTCCGCCAGATCGCCCGGTAGTGCTGGCGCACGGTCTCGACGTACCTCTTCTCCCGGACGGGCCCCACAGCGTCGTCTATCGCCCACCAGTTGTTCCAGTCGAACATCACGGCCACCCTGGCGGGCGTGGCGGCCCCGATGGTCGCATCACCTAGGCGCTCGAGCTCGGCGCCCAGCTCCGAGACCTCCCGGAACACGCGGGCGTCCGTCCTGCCGTGGTGCTCCACCACGGCCCCATGGAACTTCTCGCAACCACCCCTGCCGCGGCGCCATTGGAAGTACATCACCGTCTCCGCCCCGTGGGCCACCGCCAGGTAGCTCCACAGCCTGAGGACTCCCGGCCGCTTGAGCTGGTTGACCGGCTGCCAGTTCTGGCTACTGGGCGTCTGCTCCATGAGGATGAAGGGCCTGCCGTCCTTCAACCCCCTGTTGAGGTCGTGCAGGAAGGCGATGTCGCCGGGATCGGCCGTGGGCCATGGGTAGCAGTCCCAGGAGACCACGTCCATCTCCTTAGCCCACTCGCGGTAGTCCAGCAGCGGGTAGGTGCCCATGAGGTTGGTGGTGACGGGCACGTCCGGGGAATGCTCCCGGATGGCGTCGCGCTCGATCTTGAAGCACTCGAGCATAGCCTCGCTCTGGAAACGCTTGTAGTCGATCGTCAGGCCGTGCGTCAGGTTCTCGCCGTTGGCGTAAGGCGGTGTGATCTGCGACCAGTCGGTGTAGGTATGTCCCCAGAACCGGGTCCACCAGCTGCGGTTGACCTCCTCGAGGCTGCCGTAGCGCCTCCGCAGCCAGGCCCTGAACGCCTCCGCGCACACTTCGCACATGCAGGTGCCGCCGTACTCGTTGGAGACGTGCCAGGCCAGCAGGCCGGGATGCCCACCGTAGCGCTGCGCGAGCCGGCTCGCCACCTCGCGGATGAACCGCCGGTAGTTGGGGGAGTTGGGGCAGTAGTTGACCCTGCGGCCGTGGTGGTGCCTGCGGCCGGTGTTGTCCGCGCGCAGCACGTCGGGGTAGCGCTGCGACATCCAGGCGGGCTGCGCCGCCGTGGGCGTCGCCAGCACGAAGTACCTGCCCGAGGCGTGCAGCATCTCCAGCACCCTATCCAGCCACTCGAAGTCCCAGGTGTGCTCGTCGGGCTGGAGGGACACCCAGCTGAACACCCCGACGGTGGGGACGTTGTAGTGGGCCTCCTGCATGAGACGCACATCCTCCACCCACACCTCAGGGGGCCATTGCTCGGGGTTGTAGTCACCGCCGTGCCAGATGAAGGGAGCTTTGGGGTTTATGGGACCGTACAACTTCACCTCCTTGGAGAGCTTTGATCGGTATCACGGGCTTCCTGCTTGCGTCTGAGCTCCTCCTGGATGCGTTCTACATCGGCCCTGGCGCGCTCGGCCTCCTCCTCGGAGAGGGGTTGCCGGCTGTAGCGAGCGCGCACGAACTCCGAGGTGAGGTCGTCCAGCGCGGGCTCGGCCTCGGGCACCTCCGGCCTGAGGGTGCGCTCGAAGTCGTAGGGCGTCTGCGAGCGCCGGCGGGGATGCCCCGCGCCCTCGGCCACCTCCAGCATCCGCAGGTAGTAGTACCTCACCCTCCCCCTGGGGTCCAACCTGCTGGGGTCTATCCTCTCGCCGCGGGCAACGCCTCCGAGGGTGCGGCCCGCGGCCCTGAACCGCTCGGCGAGCCGTCGGGAAGCGCTGGACGCTGCGCCGGTGATCCGGGCCCACAGCGACCGCCACCAGGCGCGCAGCACCTCGAGGAGGCGCAGGCGGGCCAGCGGCGCCAGCAGGTCCGGGCGAGTGCGCAGGTACGCCCGCAGCACGTAGACCAGGATCGCCGCCACTATCGCCCAGAAGATCAGGGAGTTCAGGAAACCGGGCCAGCTGAAGCCCCCGTCCTGAGGCCGGCGCATGAACTCGGGCAGCTCGCGCGGGGGAGGGGGATTATCTCCCGTCCGCCCGCCGCCGAAGAGGTGCGCTATCACCCATAGGAAGGGCAGCGATATCAGGAACCAGATGGCGCCTATCGTCCAGATGATGGCATTGAGGACGAGGGCGAGCGTCTCCAGCAGCCCCATCGTGTAGGTGGTCGGCAGCAGGGCCACCAACAGGAGCACCGACACCAGGAAGAGCAGGCTGTACCGCAGCCAGCGGGAGCCCAGCGCCGGCTGGACCCTGGCGCCCACCTGTTCCCAGTGGGCGCGCAGCGTGGAGTACCTGATCTGCCCCAGCATCAGGAAGCCCAACAGGAAGTACACCAGCACGTTCAGGATGACCCCGCCCACCGGCGGCCGCGAGAGCTGGAACAGGCTGCGCAGCCCCAGATGGGTCATCCCGGCGAAGATGAGCAGGATGACCGCCCCGAAGAGGAAGCGCGAGGCCAGCCGCTCCTCCGGGGGCACGTAGGTGGCGGACCTCTCGGGCGTCTCCCCCAACGCCTCCAGATCCCTGGCGGTGAGCGTGCCCCCGAGCCAGCACGCCACGACCACCCCGTAAGCCACCAGCGCCGGGGGGCTGAAGTCGGGGATGCCCGCCAAGGGGTTGGCGCTACCCTCGTTGAGGCCCTCCGCCAGCTGCAGCACGAGGA from Thermobaculum terrenum ATCC BAA-798 includes:
- a CDS encoding mechanosensitive ion channel family protein produces the protein MITMADLREVLVNYIPRVTVALLVFIIGVIVALVIRRLLVFMLRRAQFDRLCQRLGIAEVLGVVGRSPSSTVGAIAFYLLLGLAFLLALGPLGAQFISDTLSQLLLYVPRVLAAALLLVLGIAIARVLAEMADRTLLGFGVSGSRWLQGAVQGFVLFVAALLAATMLGIDVTVIVVLMVVALGGVVLTVALALGLGLRTMSENIAAGRYISQEVSKGDEIAVEGYVGRVQKISYTFTVISARDGRTYIVPNAYLMRHVVEKRSPGQDTTQDNL
- a CDS encoding alkaline phosphatase D family protein: MFAREVAHTIRLATSRRRFLLSTGWLAGIALSAGPISQTRPVQPPRGSYPFTLGIASGDPLESSVVLWTRLAPDPLAPDGGMPPRPIPVRWEVYADAHMQRVVRRGTAIARPEYAHSVHVDVQGLSPDREYYYRFMAGKEESPLGRTRTAPSRGSQINRLAFAFASCQEFHSYYPAYGHMAREDLHFVVHLGDYIYENVLRAPRGLSLPAEVALEPQELASYRIRHALYKSDPQLQAAHAAFPWIVTWDDHEVENNYASEYSEDYPSVSPEEFLVRRAAAYRAYWEHMPLRVPSPEGPSLRLYRQLSFGDLLKLHVLDTRQYRDRQTSCAGEAMVEGYCRSATDPTRTILGEEQLQWLMQSLDSSRATWNVLAQQIIFSQRDNLPGPGMNYVGNGDQWDGYKSDRDRLLDFLRTRRPSNPIIITGDVHRNYAYEVKADFADPNSQTLGAEYVGTSISSGGTPTKREMVLGGTQDDPHQVMYNNSRGYVRCRITREVWQADYRVVDTVSRPESPISTLITLTSEDGDPGIKL
- a CDS encoding sulfite exporter TauE/SafE family protein; amino-acid sequence: MRKLLILAIVGLAAQLVDGSLGMAYGVTSTTLLVLAGIAPAFASASVHLAEVGTTLVSGLSHWKLGNVSWSAVGWLAVPGAVGAFCGAVVLSSVSAEAAKPWIALFLFLLGTYILIRFAFLGQSTPQIKKQLTPKFLVPLGALAGFLDAAGGGGWGPISTPTILASGRLDPRRTVGTVDTSEFLVAIAASAGFLVSLDRSQIALQLVLALLIGGMIAAPIAAWLVRKMHPRVLGSAVGGLILLTNARTLLTSLDASQSIAATAYGVIGVVWLAACVTAFVASRQESGERHVEISREYEYSS
- a CDS encoding DUF421 domain-containing protein, translating into MNSILRGLAVYLFLLVIFRINGKRSLAQITTFDAVLLLIISEAIQQAMIDGDNSLTNAFLIVLTLVGTDLVLSFLTLRFRALDKLVNDVPLVLVENGVVHHDRLRRARVSLDDVLENARTIHGLERMEQIKYAVLERDGHISIIPSWVPWVTARATTEGSR
- a CDS encoding response regulator, which gives rise to MHRGKIFVVDDLEDFRQLLEDVLSEQGYEVLSFERAADALAALQAQAPDLLITDIRLGNENGLGLVRTIRANAETRQLPVIICTAAILDLEEVEPIADPCLHVLPKPFEIADLVRDVSDLLARGCK
- a CDS encoding SRPBCC family protein; translation: MATVIKSIDVNVPVRTAYNQWTQFEEFPRFMEGVKEVRQLDDKRLHWRAEIGGKEEEWDAEITEQIPDERVAWTSTTGARNAGVVTFHYIDDNTTRVTLQLEYEPEGLVENIGSMVGAVDRRVEGDLKRFKEFIESRGVETGGWRGTIQDHPEAGHDPSERM
- a CDS encoding AIR synthase related protein, which translates into the protein MSEIPESRGETAYVVDAGDHYIATVLECLGTKSLVADAMRPHLGRSSYDRIAQDAVAAIVNDLVAVGATPLVVHAYFAVGASEWFADEERASDLVRGWARACLEAGASWGGGESPALGGIIRTDAIDLAGSAVGIVRPKSRLVTSDKLREGDAIVLLASTGIHTNGLSLARKLAAELPDGYLTPMEDGRYFGDALLDPAPLYSRVVEGAQQAGLEIHYMVHITGHGWRKLMRAPQDLTYLLEEVPTVPPVLEFICREGRIPEAEAYALFNMGAGFAIFLPPAQADELVRLASQQGVDALVAGRVIEGPRRVVIQPKGIEYSAEDLRIR
- a CDS encoding DUF72 domain-containing protein, which gives rise to MGTPYVGTSGYVYRDWRGRFYPQSLPQREWLGFYAERFDTVEINATFYGRFSRGVFERWGESTPERFRFALKGPRLITHVRRLREVEAPLEAFLFGARGLGSKLGVVLWQFPASMRADEEHVERLAAFCRLLPRGLRYAFEFRHDSWLAEGALEPLRALEASLVLNDSPHLPSWRIEMGGFTYIRMHGPGELYASRYTEEQLRSWADWIRERLRERDVYVYFNNDVRAYAVENAATLRGLL
- a CDS encoding beta-galactosidase — its product is MYGPINPKAPFIWHGGDYNPEQWPPEVWVEDVRLMQEAHYNVPTVGVFSWVSLQPDEHTWDFEWLDRVLEMLHASGRYFVLATPTAAQPAWMSQRYPDVLRADNTGRRHHHGRRVNYCPNSPNYRRFIREVASRLAQRYGGHPGLLAWHVSNEYGGTCMCEVCAEAFRAWLRRRYGSLEEVNRSWWTRFWGHTYTDWSQITPPYANGENLTHGLTIDYKRFQSEAMLECFKIERDAIREHSPDVPVTTNLMGTYPLLDYREWAKEMDVVSWDCYPWPTADPGDIAFLHDLNRGLKDGRPFILMEQTPSSQNWQPVNQLKRPGVLRLWSYLAVAHGAETVMYFQWRRGRGGCEKFHGAVVEHHGRTDARVFREVSELGAELERLGDATIGAATPARVAVMFDWNNWWAIDDAVGPVREKRYVETVRQHYRAIWRKNVPVDVVFSDSDLSRYDLVIAPMLYMVKPGVAERIEGFVRGGGVFVATQFSGVADEHDLAFEGYPGPLRRVLGIWVEEIDALYEGQVNHIVMADGTGTYECGRMCDIVRTETARVVATYGEDFYAGTPVVTENRFGEGRAYYIASHPEDRFLDEFYGLLLLEQGVQPVMETPAGVEAALREKDGARLVFLLNHNPEEVTVRLPEGEAFLELLSGEELRGEIVMAAYDVRILRADA
- a CDS encoding DUF4129 domain-containing protein, with product MRDRLLVTVYRPLAVAVLFGCIVVSIVQLIELLQPQWRGGYLVVISALAALEAQVSYRLIRERLPRSYPTLRYRLMELVGLFLVLQLAEGLNEGSANPLAGIPDFSPPALVAYGVVVACWLGGTLTARDLEALGETPERSATYVPPEERLASRFLFGAVILLIFAGMTHLGLRSLFQLSRPPVGGVILNVLVYFLLGFLMLGQIRYSTLRAHWEQVGARVQPALGSRWLRYSLLFLVSVLLLVALLPTTYTMGLLETLALVLNAIIWTIGAIWFLISLPFLWVIAHLFGGGRTGDNPPPPRELPEFMRRPQDGGFSWPGFLNSLIFWAIVAAILVYVLRAYLRTRPDLLAPLARLRLLEVLRAWWRSLWARITGAASSASRRLAERFRAAGRTLGGVARGERIDPSRLDPRGRVRYYYLRMLEVAEGAGHPRRRSQTPYDFERTLRPEVPEAEPALDDLTSEFVRARYSRQPLSEEEAERARADVERIQEELRRKQEARDTDQSSPRR